The Deinococcus roseus genome window below encodes:
- a CDS encoding carbohydrate ABC transporter permease, translating to MTKAAPASAAHGSTHKTLIPMPIVYTVLGITALFFLVPMYMVLITAFKDPSQINLATAWVPPTTPNWQGFAEAMRLFLPKFQNSLVLTISATLLSALLGSLNGYILSKWQFWGSGILFALMLFGMFIPYQSTLIPIFQTLKSVGLYGSIWGLVLVHVIYGIPITTLIFKNYYSEVPDELMEAAKIDGAGFFQAYTNIILPISIPGFVVVIIWQFTQVWNEFLFAVTLTNPDSQPITVALAQLAGGEAVKWNLPMAGSLLAALPTLLVYIFLGKYFIRGLLAGSVKG from the coding sequence ATGACCAAGGCTGCTCCTGCCAGTGCCGCCCACGGCAGCACCCACAAGACCCTGATCCCCATGCCCATCGTCTACACGGTCCTTGGCATCACTGCCCTGTTCTTCCTGGTGCCGATGTACATGGTGCTGATCACTGCGTTCAAAGATCCCTCCCAGATCAACCTGGCGACCGCCTGGGTTCCGCCCACCACCCCCAACTGGCAGGGCTTTGCAGAAGCCATGCGCCTGTTCCTGCCCAAATTCCAGAACAGCCTGGTCCTCACCATCTCGGCCACCCTGCTGTCTGCTTTGCTGGGCTCCCTGAACGGCTACATCCTCTCCAAATGGCAGTTCTGGGGAAGCGGCATCCTGTTTGCCCTGATGCTGTTCGGGATGTTCATTCCCTACCAGAGCACCCTGATCCCCATCTTCCAGACCCTGAAAAGTGTGGGCCTCTACGGCTCCATCTGGGGACTGGTTCTGGTGCACGTGATCTACGGCATTCCCATCACCACATTGATCTTCAAGAACTACTACTCTGAAGTTCCTGATGAACTGATGGAAGCCGCCAAGATTGACGGTGCAGGTTTCTTCCAGGCTTACACCAACATCATTCTGCCCATCTCCATCCCCGGTTTCGTGGTGGTGATCATCTGGCAGTTCACCCAGGTCTGGAACGAGTTCCTGTTCGCTGTGACCCTCACCAACCCCGACTCCCAGCCCATCACGGTGGCCCTGGCCCAGCTGGCCGGTGGTGAAGCCGTGAAGTGGAACCTGCCCATGGCCGGAAGCCTGCTGGCCGCCCTGCCCACCCTGCTGGTGTACATCTTCCTCGGGAAGTACTTCATCCGCGGATTGCTGGCCGGTTCGGTCAAAGGCTGA
- the smpB gene encoding SsrA-binding protein SmpB — translation MFIFMLPEKRQNAFPGALVLWSILTLSALPETPCLDKERPPLQLRTLSRKEDRMSVVYVNRRANYEYEILERYEAGIVLTGTEVKSIRAGGVDFRDAYARLENGNIELEGLYIPIYEKGTYNNHEPRRKRRLLLNRSEIVKLKKALVQKGLTLIPTKMYFKGQYVKVEVAVARGKKLHDKRRAEAEKTMKRELREL, via the coding sequence ATGTTCATTTTTATGCTTCCAGAAAAGAGACAGAACGCCTTTCCAGGGGCATTGGTCCTCTGGAGCATCCTCACTTTGTCTGCCCTGCCCGAAACCCCCTGCCTTGATAAGGAAAGACCTCCTTTACAACTAAGGACTCTTTCAAGAAAAGAGGATAGAATGTCAGTCGTGTACGTAAACCGCCGCGCCAACTACGAGTATGAAATTCTGGAGCGTTATGAAGCCGGAATCGTCCTGACCGGAACGGAAGTCAAGAGCATCCGTGCTGGTGGGGTGGATTTCCGGGACGCTTACGCCCGTCTGGAAAATGGCAACATCGAACTGGAAGGGCTTTACATCCCCATTTACGAAAAAGGCACCTACAACAACCACGAGCCGCGCCGCAAACGCCGTTTGCTGCTCAACCGCTCTGAGATTGTCAAACTCAAAAAAGCCCTGGTGCAAAAAGGTTTGACCCTCATTCCCACCAAGATGTACTTCAAAGGGCAGTACGTGAAAGTGGAAGTGGCTGTGGCCAGGGGCAAGAAGCTGCACGACAAACGCCGTGCAGAAGCTGAAAAAACCATGAAACGGGAACTCAGGGAATTGTGA